In Glandiceps talaboti chromosome 4, keGlaTala1.1, whole genome shotgun sequence, a single window of DNA contains:
- the LOC144434195 gene encoding uncharacterized protein LOC144434195 encodes MTKKWKLIVTTKHCVYSVKDAQLYVRLIGDKESTSWLKLKSKYSWENDPLFRLWERDPVETYFTRNASKTKKKNEEEGKQQFEVTVPEGMTIDRVKHLEIGHDPSRFVDGWLLGTVTLQNNKGQVIYFNGPKTYGFWQRGVMTLNAESFLKGEEKEIPHRYVMGPVLGFRGISGMGDYQLSALVVTEGVDTVLEPLEFQVFPITATTAEVLTRGFSGRLTEPLAVCGKYKLWRYDWEVPRDREQDHACRYTLPDGRTFSCFIPSKFRRPRLAFASCAGFESQEEIRESTDSDLMWLHMRNAHEQKPIHFLVMGGNQVYADPVVVNILKEHRSKGFDESNIVGVHEEAVARYFELYVSRWRQPEIAFMLSRIPSIMMWDDHDIYSSWGTLTTTPVLEEIYRAAREMFILFQLRGSRMTSANDPIYQTIGIRHNQITWLHPPKLEISDAPYDSGPFTFTLSIEETWFLFLDLRSERNSDQVMSDHSWRELTSLLDVIDNVHHMFVVVGKPPIYGDFSNIVSVAKRTQLKDYKNLYENHVDHWSSPNHDFDRKRLFKLLLDFSRKKSAKVTVLSGNVNVGSWAKLQSGNDSTMIDLLTSSGIVNRAPPAIPLLFETFPDKESFYLPGHGEVTAWTEEIAWDQKHKKYITSQNFLLLSPTMPSAGVKTGQYDVTFVKKPNPAYDKNHDVLKDPKMYSNIL; translated from the exons ATGACCAAGAAATGGAAACTGATTGTTACTACTAAGCACTGTGTGTACTCTGTGAAGGACGCACAGTTGTACGTACGTCTTATCGGAGACAAGGAATCGACGTCGTGGCTGAAACTGAAG TCCAAATATTCATGGGAAAACGACCCATTATTTCGATTGTGGGAGAGAGATCCGGTCGAAACCTACTTCACCAGGAATGCCTCTAAAACGAAAAAGAAGAATGAAGAGGAGGGTAAACAGCAGTTTGAGGTCACTGTTCCTGAGGGGATGACTATTGACAGAGTAAAACACTTGGAAATCG GTCATGACCCTTCACGCTTCGTTGATGGATGGCTGCTTGGTACAGTGACATTACAAAATAACAAAGGTCAAGTGATTTATTTCAATGGTCCGAAAACATACGGGTTCTGGCAACGAGGGGTTATGACCCTAAACGCAGAGAGTTTCTTAAAAGGAGAAGAAAAA GAAATTCCTCATCGTTACGTAATGGGGCCAGTACTTGGATTCCGTGGCATATCAGGAATGGGAGACTACCAGTTGTCAGCGTTAGTGGTGACAGAGGGCGTTGACACGGTGTTGGAACCTTTAGAATTCCAAGTGTTTCCAATAACTGCCACTACTGCAGAGG TGTTAACGAGGGGTTTCAGTGGAAGATTGACAGAGCCGTTGGCAGTCTGTGGAAAATACAAACTATGGCGATATGACTGGGAAGTGCCAAGGGATCGTGAACAG GACCACGCTTGCCGATACACACTGCCAGACGGTCGAACGTTTTCCTGTTTCATCCCATCTAAATTTAGAAGACCGCGACTTGCTTTCGCTTCTTGTGCTGGTTTTGAGTCTCAAGAGGAAATAAGGGAATCTACTGACAGCGATCTTATGTGGTTACATATGAGAAATGCTCATGAACAGAAACCTATACATTTCTTGGTGATGGGAGGGAATCAGGTGTACGCTGACCCTGTTGTGGTTAACATTCTGAAG GAACATCGGTCAAAGGGGTTCGATGAATCTAATATTGTTGGCGTCCACGAAGAAGCAGTTGCCCGATATTTTGAACTTTATGTAAGCAGATGGAGACAACCAGAAATAGCATTCATGTTGAGCAGAATACCTTCAATTATGATGT GGGATGATCATGACATTTACAGCAGCTGGGGAACATTGACGACAACTCCTGTACTTGAAGAGATTTATCGAGCAGCTAGAGAGATGTTTATCTTGTTTCAATTACGTGGGTCACGTATGACATCAGCAAATGATCCAAT CTACCAAACAATAGGCATAAGACACAATCAGATCACGTGGCTACATCCACCCAAACTAGAAATCAGCGATGCACCATACGACTCAGGGCCATTTACTTTTACACTGTCAATAGAGGAAACATGGTTTTTG TTTCTAGATCTACGGTCTGAACGCAACTCCGACCAAGTGATGAGTGATCACTCATGGCGAGAGCTCACTTCCTTGTTAGACGTTATTGATAATGTACATCATATGTTTGTGGTTGTTGGCAAACCACCTATTTATGGAGACTTTAGCAACATCGTATCTGTAGCCAAGAGGACGCAACTTAAAGATTACAag AATTTGTATGAAAACCATGTCGATCATTGGAGCTCCCCAAACCACGATTTCGACAGGAAAAGACTGTTTAAACTATTGCTGGATTTTTCCAGAAAGAAAAGTGCAAAAGTTACCGTACTATCCGGCAATGTTAATGTAGGCAGCTGGGCTAAACTGCAATCTGGAAACGACAGTACTATGATTGACCTCCTGACGTCATCAGGCATCGTGAATCGGGCCCCTCCTGCA ATACCTTTATTATTTGAGACGTTTCCTGACAAGGAGTCATTTTATTTACCTGGTCATGGAGAAGTGACTGCATGGACTGAAGAAATAGCATGGGACCAGAAACACAAGAAATACATAACATCACAAAACTTTCTACTGTTATCACCTACAATGCCCTCAGCG GGAGTTAAAACTGGACAGTATGACGTCACATTTGTGAAGAAACCCAACCCTGCATATGACAAGAACCACGACGTTTTGAAGGACCCAAAGATGTACAGCAATATTCTTTGA